TTATTAAAAATTCTTAAAATCAATAGCCTCTAGCCAAAAAAATATTGCTATATTGCCCATCCATTTTTGGGATGGGAAAGGGAAAATTTAAAATAAATTTAAATATAGAAAATCCATTTATTATGAAAAGAATGCTACAAAAAATAGCCATCGCATTTATGCTACTGCTATTTAGCGGTAGCCTTTTTGCTCAAGGCTACGTAAAAGGTGTCATAACAGACGCCTCAACTAATGAAACTTTGATCGGAGCGACGATCATTCTGAAAGGAACAACCATTGGTACTTCAACCGATTTTGATGGTAACTTTACTTTAGAAGTTGCCGCAGGACAACAGACCATAGACATTCAATATGTCGGTTATGCTTCTCAAGAAATTGCAGTTTCAATTAGTGAAGGACAAACAACAGATTTAGGAACTATTGCTTTAGAAAGTAATCAGATTGGTTTAAACGAAATTAATGTCTTTGCTTCTATTGCCGTTGATCGTAAAACTCCTGTTGCTATATCTTCTATTGATCCTATTCAGATTGAAGAAAAACTTGGATCTCAGGAATTTCCTGAAATTTTAAAGTCAACTCCCGGAGTTTATGCTACTAAGCAAGGTGGTGGTTTTGGCGACTCTCGTATCAACCTTCGTGGTTTTAATTCTCCAAATGTTGCCGTAATGATTAACGGTGTTCCCGTTAACGATATGGAATGGGGCGGAGTTTACTGGTCAAATTGGGCCGGATTATCCGATGTTACTCGCACTATGCAAGTTCAGCGTGGACTTGGTGCTTCAAAAGTGGCTGTACCTTCTGTTGGTGGATCAATCAATATTGTTACAAAAACTACCGATATTGAAAAAGGCGGAAGTATATACACATCTATTGGTAACGATGGCTACTTAAAAAACTCTTTTACTGTTTCAACAGGTAAAATGGATAATGGCTGGGCGATTACTTTATTAGGTGCTCGTACAACCGGCAATGGTTATGTTTTAGGAACGGAATTTGAAGGCTATTCATATTTCTTTAATGTTTCAAAATCTATTAACAGTAAACATCAAATTTCATTTACAGGTTTTGGAGCTCCACAATGGCACTACCAACGTTCTACTTATGATTCTAAAACTATCGCCGAATGGCAAACCTATAAAGAAGGATACCGTTTCAATGCTACTTATGGTTTTGGTGTTGATGGAGAACGTATAAGTTCTGCCAAAAACTATTATCACAAACCTCAATTTTCGCTTAATCACTTTTGGAATATTAGCCAAAAATCAAGTTTATCTACAGCCTTTTATGGTTCTTACGGATCAGGTGGTGGTGCTTCTCCTCAAGGGAATAATCGCTCTGTTTTATATGGTTCAAGTAATTACCGTACAATAAACGGATATCTTGATTATGCACGTGTTCAAGAAGAAAATGCTGCCGATCCAAACGGTTCTCAAGCTATTATCGGTAGTTCAAACAACGATCACCTTTGGTATGGTGCTATCTCAACATTTACAACTAAACTTAAAGAAAACATAGATTTTTATGGTGGAGTTGATGCTCGCTATTATGTTGGTTATCACAACCGTTCTATTACGGACTTATTGGGAGGTGCTTTTTATATCGACCCTTATCGTGCCAATGTAGGTTATAAAGCTGATGACTTTGGATACGTAAA
This is a stretch of genomic DNA from Bacteroidales bacterium. It encodes these proteins:
- a CDS encoding TonB-dependent receptor translates to MKRMLQKIAIAFMLLLFSGSLFAQGYVKGVITDASTNETLIGATIILKGTTIGTSTDFDGNFTLEVAAGQQTIDIQYVGYASQEIAVSISEGQTTDLGTIALESNQIGLNEINVFASIAVDRKTPVAISSIDPIQIEEKLGSQEFPEILKSTPGVYATKQGGGFGDSRINLRGFNSPNVAVMINGVPVNDMEWGGVYWSNWAGLSDVTRTMQVQRGLGASKVAVPSVGGSINIVTKTTDIEKGGSIYTSIGNDGYLKNSFTVSTGKMDNGWAITLLGARTTGNGYVLGTEFEGYSYFFNVSKSINSKHQISFTGFGAPQWHYQRSTYDSKTIAEWQTYKEGYRFNATYGFGVDGERISSAKNYYHKPQFSLNHFWNISQKSSLSTAFYGSYGSGGGASPQGNNRSVLYGSSNYRTINGYLDYARVQEENAADPNGSQAIIGSSNNDHLWYGAISTFTTKLKENIDFYGGVDARYYVGYHNRSITDLLGGAFYIDPYRANVGYKADDFGYVNEKLMVGDQISRDYNGYVLYGGVFGQAEYNKDKLAVFVSGSVSTTTYWRKDNMYAAPGQETSDKISFPGFVTKGGANYNISGAHNVFANVGYFSRAPYFSSVFLAKDVSNAINNDAVNENVFSTELGYGYRTRLAKVNLNVYRTYWQNKSLSGTIDSQDPSRGRYNAQGVNAIHQGIELDFVLYPTDRLRITGMLSIGDWKWEDDVEAIAFNEDGFPVDGRGNIVDLADAYRLKLDIGGVHVADAAQTTAAFGVNYDVFKKIIRVGLDYNYAANLYADYGNIQYIAGEDTWKVPSYGVLDFNSSFNFKIGGLKSRLSAKVNNVLDTEYIMDADNGSSGTWTDARVFYGFGRTYSVALKIKF